The proteins below are encoded in one region of Micromonospora pisi:
- a CDS encoding geranylgeranyl reductase family protein, which yields MARAAGPDRLDAVVVGAGPAGSATAYHLARRGRRVLLVDRRDFPRDKSCGDGLTRRAVRLLGEMGVLEELTGAARVGGVRIRMRGRGSRDFWYDGDGPLAYGMVVPRLELDAKLCHRAVRAGATLWSDARATYLLGEPGAVRGVEIEREGRRMAVRAPVVVAADGAASGLGRQAGLRSGERDRTGFAARGYFADVTGVDPLLEIHLPLFDVTERHLLPSYGWVFPVGGGVVNVGVGLFDPAHRDSVRGLYERFLSELTRDDPRFHRARPVGRMSGAPLRLDFDPERCGVPGLLLVGDAAGLASPFTGEGISLALESGVLAAARIDEALHESADGPIDPAPYARALADRHAGHFEAGRETARRYLLAWRVLESTFDDDRPIFDLCRRLVLFPDGARAQRLLGPLPALDPALGRVLRRDLNAVADLLTGCVRDDWPMFVGLAAPDEELAAVALRPSVLLLLAGYVGRRRHPLSHALAAAVDLGMFAGLAMDGAGSAGAPPGAGRAGVRSGVGAAGLPGARVPVPRSGPISAVGAGGWSPNPRPVPWGSRFAILAADYLLARAYELAAQGGAAMVAEFAEALTASCEARAGQWRQDRQGGLVVDHAVSGWGDPAGRTDWSARGEALAGRMAISFELPCRLGARLGGASGSVVNALASYGRNLGVSRALAGELGSAIGDGDAGRSTEITRVRDEYARRAREALARVPDGPARDLLHRLAEPPVTGAAPARPGPPSESSSGSPSGLSGPSGVGHHGQRPEER from the coding sequence ATGGCCAGGGCGGCCGGTCCGGACCGGCTCGACGCGGTGGTGGTCGGTGCCGGCCCGGCCGGCTCCGCGACCGCGTACCACCTGGCCCGACGGGGACGGCGGGTGCTGCTGGTGGACCGCCGGGACTTTCCCCGGGACAAGAGCTGCGGCGACGGGCTGACCCGCCGGGCGGTCCGGCTGCTCGGCGAGATGGGGGTGCTCGAGGAGCTGACCGGGGCGGCCCGGGTAGGTGGGGTCCGGATCAGGATGCGGGGCCGGGGGAGCCGGGACTTCTGGTACGACGGGGACGGTCCGCTGGCGTACGGGATGGTGGTGCCCCGGCTGGAACTCGACGCGAAGCTCTGCCACCGGGCGGTCCGGGCCGGCGCCACGCTCTGGTCCGACGCCCGCGCCACCTACCTGCTCGGCGAGCCCGGCGCGGTACGCGGGGTGGAGATCGAGCGGGAGGGACGGCGGATGGCGGTCCGGGCCCCGGTGGTGGTCGCCGCCGACGGCGCGGCCTCGGGACTGGGCCGGCAGGCCGGGCTCCGCTCGGGCGAGCGGGACCGGACCGGGTTCGCCGCGCGCGGCTACTTCGCCGACGTGACCGGCGTCGACCCGTTGCTGGAGATCCACCTGCCGCTCTTCGACGTCACCGAGCGGCACCTGCTTCCGTCGTACGGCTGGGTCTTCCCGGTCGGCGGCGGGGTGGTGAACGTCGGCGTCGGCCTTTTCGACCCGGCCCACCGGGACAGCGTCCGTGGTCTCTACGAGCGGTTCCTGAGCGAGCTGACCCGCGACGATCCCCGGTTCCACCGGGCCCGGCCGGTCGGACGGATGAGCGGGGCGCCGCTGCGGCTCGACTTCGACCCGGAGCGCTGCGGGGTGCCGGGGCTGCTGCTGGTCGGCGACGCCGCCGGGCTGGCCAGTCCGTTCACCGGCGAGGGGATCAGTCTCGCGCTGGAGTCCGGGGTGCTGGCCGCGGCCCGGATCGACGAGGCGCTGCACGAGTCCGCCGACGGGCCGATCGACCCGGCGCCGTACGCCCGGGCGCTTGCCGACCGCCACGCCGGCCACTTCGAGGCGGGCCGTGAAACGGCGCGACGCTACCTGCTCGCCTGGCGGGTGCTGGAGTCGACCTTCGATGACGACCGGCCGATCTTCGACCTCTGTCGCCGGCTTGTTCTCTTCCCCGACGGCGCCCGCGCGCAGCGGTTGCTGGGTCCGTTGCCGGCGCTGGACCCGGCGCTGGGCCGCGTGCTGCGGCGGGACCTGAACGCCGTCGCCGACCTGCTCACCGGCTGCGTACGCGACGACTGGCCGATGTTCGTCGGCCTGGCCGCGCCGGACGAGGAGCTGGCCGCGGTCGCGCTGCGCCCGTCGGTGCTGCTGCTCCTCGCCGGGTACGTCGGCCGGCGTCGCCATCCACTCAGCCACGCGCTGGCCGCGGCGGTGGATCTCGGGATGTTCGCCGGGCTGGCGATGGACGGGGCCGGATCGGCCGGCGCGCCGCCCGGGGCCGGAAGGGCCGGCGTACGGTCCGGGGTCGGAGCCGCCGGGTTGCCCGGGGCGAGGGTGCCGGTGCCCCGGTCCGGGCCGATCTCCGCGGTCGGGGCGGGCGGTTGGTCGCCGAACCCCCGCCCGGTGCCCTGGGGGAGCCGGTTCGCCATCCTCGCCGCCGACTATCTGCTGGCGCGGGCGTACGAGCTGGCCGCGCAGGGCGGGGCGGCGATGGTGGCGGAGTTCGCCGAGGCGTTGACCGCGAGCTGTGAGGCACGGGCGGGGCAGTGGCGGCAGGACCGGCAGGGAGGGCTGGTGGTCGACCACGCGGTGTCCGGGTGGGGCGACCCGGCGGGGCGGACCGACTGGTCGGCGCGGGGCGAGGCACTGGCCGGCCGGATGGCGATCTCCTTCGAGCTGCCGTGCCGGCTCGGCGCCCGGCTGGGGGGCGCGAGCGGGTCGGTGGTGAACGCGTTGGCCAGCTACGGCCGGAACCTCGGAGTGAGCCGGGCCCTGGCCGGGGAACTGGGGTCCGCGATCGGTGACGGCGACGCGGGGCGGTCGACGGAGATCACCCGGGTCCGCGACGAGTACGCGCGCCGGGCGCGTGAGGCGCTTGCCCGGGTTCCGGATGGGCCCGCCCGCGACCTGCTGCACCGGCTGGCCGAACCTCCGGTCACCGGTGCCGCCCCCGCCCGCCCTGGGCCGCCTTCCGAGTCGTCATCCGGGTCGCCTTCCGGGCTGTCGGGGCCGAGCGGCGTGGGGCATCATGGGCAGCGCCCGGAGGAGCGTTGA
- a CDS encoding RNA-binding protein, which translates to MPPPASRPDMAIRPALEHLVKGIVDHPDDVRVRLVDSRRGKRLEVRVHPEDLGTVIGRSGRTAKALRQVIGSIGGRGVRVDIVDSY; encoded by the coding sequence GTGCCGCCTCCGGCGAGCAGGCCTGACATGGCTATCCGGCCGGCACTGGAGCACCTGGTCAAGGGCATCGTCGACCACCCGGATGACGTTCGGGTCCGGCTGGTCGACTCCCGTCGGGGCAAGCGACTCGAGGTGCGGGTGCACCCCGAGGACCTCGGCACGGTGATCGGCCGGTCCGGGCGTACCGCCAAGGCGCTGCGCCAGGTGATCGGATCGATCGGTGGTCGCGGGGTCCGGGTCGACATCGTCGACTCGTACTGA
- the rpsP gene encoding 30S ribosomal protein S16, whose protein sequence is MAVKIRLLRMGKIRNPQYRIVVADSRTKRDGRAIEFVGIYQPKEHPSVIQVKSDRVQYWLSVGAQPSEAVQRLLEKTGDWQQFKGLPAPPPLLVKDAPADRLAVYEAEAKAAAGLAEAPAKPAKKAAKAAPTEAAPAEEPAKTEEQAGAASGEQA, encoded by the coding sequence GTGGCCGTAAAGATCCGGCTCCTGCGGATGGGTAAGATCCGCAACCCGCAATACCGCATCGTCGTCGCCGACTCGCGCACCAAGCGTGACGGTCGCGCGATCGAGTTCGTCGGGATCTACCAGCCGAAGGAGCACCCTTCGGTGATCCAGGTCAAGTCGGACCGGGTCCAGTACTGGCTGTCCGTCGGCGCGCAGCCGAGCGAGGCGGTCCAGCGTCTGCTGGAGAAGACCGGCGACTGGCAGCAGTTCAAGGGCCTGCCGGCCCCGCCGCCGCTGCTGGTGAAGGACGCGCCGGCCGACCGCCTGGCGGTCTACGAGGCTGAGGCCAAGGCAGCGGCCGGCCTCGCCGAGGCGCCGGCCAAGCCGGCCAAGAAGGCGGCCAAGGCTGCGCCGACCGAGGCCGCTCCGGCCGAGGAGCCGGCGAAGACCGAGGAGCAAGCTGGTGCCGCCTCCGGCGAGCAGGCCTGA